GCTTATGAGCGTCGGCAAGCCGGTAAAATACCCTTTTACCTGGGTCTTATTGAAGAGTTACGAGAGTTACATCCGTCCATCGGTTTACGCAATATTTATGAAACCTATCAGCCTGATGGGATAGGCAGAGATGCTTTTATAGATATGGGAAAGCGGTACGGGTATATGCTTGAAGAGCGTTCTAACCCCATTAGAACCACTTACAGCGTAAAATGTCATCGTTTTAAGAACCTATTGGCAGGCAAGGAGTTTACAGATGTCAACCAGCTTTGGTCGTCCGATATCACTTATTACAGCTTAGCAGAACAGTTTTTCTACCTGGTGTTTATTATGGATGTTTACTCCCGAAAAATCATCGGATACAACATTGCCGACAACATGAGGGCAGAAAACAATATTCTTGCTTTGCGAATGGCACTCACCCACAGAGGCATAGACAACTACCGAAACCAACTCATTCACCACTCCGACAAAGGTTCACAATATGCCAGTGATGCTTACACAGAATTACTGTCTAATCACAATATTTCCATTAGCATGTGTCTGAATGTGTATGAAAACGCCCACATTGAAAGGATGAACGGGACGATTAAAAATGATTACTTAAAACACTACAACATCAAAACGTTCAAAGAACTAACCGAAGGGGTAAAAAAAGCAGTCCATATTTACAACCAGAACCGAAAGCACCAAAGCCTGCCAAATAGAATGACTCCCAATCAATTTGAAACCTATTTATTAACAGAGCCAAGCAGCCAAAGACCAAACCTAAGTATTTACACAACTAAGAAAAACGAACAAATAACAAATCAATTATCTCTAACATTTGCTTTATAATTTACTAAAAAGGTCAACCTATTTTAGGAAGGCACAACTTTTCACTTTTAGTTTTTCACTTTTCACTTACCAAAATCTTCCCTGTACTCTCATGCCGCTCATATCCGCCCGGAAATGCCAACCGCCACACGTACATCCCCGAAGGCAACCCCGATAAATCGAGGATCTGCGTAAAAGTCCCCTTCAGGGGATTTAGGGGTGATTGGGTTTGGGGTGAAGGGGTTAGGGACGAGCCACCGGCAGGTAATACCTGATACCGCACCTTTTGCCCTTGTAAATCATACAATTCTACCACGCCAAAGGACAACTGCGGGGGGAGGGAATAGGTAATTTGGGCGGTACCGTTATTGGGTACAGGGTTTGGAAATACCTGTGCCTGCACATACTGCCGTACACCGGTCTGAATGGGGTTTATACCTATTGGATATTCCACGTCTGCTGCATGGTGCTGTACCGCAGGTGTTGCCAAGACTGTCCACTTTTAATACCCAGCTCTTAGTGGGAGAATTAGAATTGAAACCTGCCAAAACAAAACCACCATCGGGAGTGGGTTCTATATCACGGATGTAATCATCATCGATATTTGTGTCAGACGAAATAGGTGCTTCCCAAAGTATATCGCCCTCCTCAGAAATAGCTGTGATGGCTACCTCCCATATTGGCGGAGGGCCATAAGCAATAGGTACGGCAATTATTAATCCCGTTTCAGGATAGTAATAATGGGCAGATGACGGACTATAAGAGTTGTTTTTCAAGTGTGTTTTAGGTTGCCCAATGATTGCACCGTCAGCGGCAGAAAGATTGGCAAGGTACAGCCCTTTTTTATCAGGGAGGGTGCTTTTTATTAACCCCATTAACATGAGGTTGCTGTTTGCCAGTTGAAATACCTTGCATCCGCCATCATCGTCATTGGTGCCAAAGGTTTTTTGCCATTGCAGCGTGCCGATGCTGTCTGTTTTGACCACATACATATCATAGCCCGTGCTGTTGCTATAGCGGTAGCCCGATAAAACATAGCCCCCGTCTTGCGTTTGTTCGGCATACAGAAAAGTTGCCCATGTGCCATAAGCAACATCCCAAACCCAATTAAAATCGGCATCGAGTTTCATCATAAAAAACTTACTTCCGGTACCCGTTACCTGATTAGATGTCCATCCCGCAATTAAATAACCTCCATCCTGAGAGGCTATTATTTGAGCATTACCCTCTAAATAATCGGGGCGACTATAAAAATGGGATTGTAGTATCATACCCATATCGTCAAACTTTACTAAGGCAAAATCTCTGTTAGCAGCACTTTCTCCTTTTGTAAATACTACTATATTTTCATTTTTACCTGTTCTTATCATAGAGTTACCAAACAGTATAGCACTATACTGCACTGACCCATCTAAAATCTGTGTCCATTCGGTTTCTCCATATAAATTGATTTTGCGTAAATAAGTGGCGGAGTACCCACCGGAAGCGTTAAAATCGCCAACAACTAAATATCCATCTGATATCGGTTTAACGGCAACGGACCCCATACTGATACTATCTTCATAATAAGTTTGGTTGAAATAAATAGTTTGGGTAAGCAATGTGGAGTAATAACAAAGAAAGGCTATTAGTGAAACAATTATTTTTTTCATTACAATTTGTTTTTGAGGGTTGCAGCAAATACAAAAAGCCTTGTTTGCCTGAATAGTATTCAATTCAGGCAAACAAGGGATGGTTGGTTGGTTTACCGTATAACGGCTAATTTTTGAGTATATAGTGCGCCGCTTGTAGTTTTAAGGTGTAGTAAGTAAAAACCATTGGGATAATCTGCGATTTGCAAGGTAATATTTGGCTGGACAACCGGCAGTTGGTCTATTATTCTGCCCTGTAAATCCAGTACATATAATTTTGCACTACTAAATATTTCGGGCAGCGTGATGTATATCTGAACTTGGGTATTGGCAGGGTTGGGGTACACGTACATGCTTGTTTCTTCGGCTTTTGGGCTGTTTTTAGCTTTGGGAGGCGCGAGTGGCGTTTTATCAAAAGTTTCGGCATAGTGGGCCGCAATAAGGCTCTGTGCCAGTGTATTTTGTGTGCTGCGCTCGTTATTTGCCAGGCTGCGCAACAGGGTTTCCTGTTCGCTCATGGTCTTACCCGGTCCTGCCGGCGGTTGAATGCCGTTTAGTATTTGCAAATAAAGGTTTACAAATTCTATGTTTTCGATATTGTCTAAGGGTATATCGGCAAGTTTTAGCATGGCGTTAATGCTGTCGGCTTCATCGGTGTAGGTGGCAACCAATATTTTATCGGTTTCTGCGCGTTGCAGTTCTTCCAGGTCGGTTTTGGCTTGTGCGGTTTGTTGGAGGTAAAGGCGTTCTTGTATTAAGCCGGTATAGAGGTGCTTTTGCTCCTCAGGGTCGTTGGTCTGACTGAGCAACTCCTGCCAACAATCAGGGTTACAGGGGTCGTCAAAAGCACAATGACTCTGTTGTTCATTTTCAAAACACTCAAACACATCTACGCCACCCGGTATTTCAACATTTACAGTAGGGGCAAATACTGCACTTTGTGCTCTGTATGTAAAGTCGGCATTGGTAGCATTGTATATGTTAAGGTAATCAATACCATTTGGGTTGGGCTTAAAACTGTTCCGGCGGGCTAATTTAGGTTCAAATTCCTC
This is a stretch of genomic DNA from Sphingobacteriales bacterium. It encodes these proteins:
- a CDS encoding IS3 family transposase is translated as MTDLYTLNGISKQAHAQALAYERRQAGKIPFYLGLIEELRELHPSIGLRNIYETYQPDGIGRDAFIDMGKRYGYMLEERSNPIRTTYSVKCHRFKNLLAGKEFTDVNQLWSSDITYYSLAEQFFYLVFIMDVYSRKIIGYNIADNMRAENNILALRMALTHRGIDNYRNQLIHHSDKGSQYASDAYTELLSNHNISISMCLNVYENAHIERMNGTIKNDYLKHYNIKTFKELTEGVKKAVHIYNQNRKHQSLPNRMTPNQFETYLLTEPSSQRPNLSIYTTKKNEQITNQLSLTFAL
- a CDS encoding T9SS type A sorting domain-containing protein; the protein is MEYPIGINPIQTGVRQYVQAQVFPNPVPNNGTAQITYSLPPQLSFGVVELYDLQGQKVRYQVLPAGGSSLTPSPQTQSPLNPLKGTFTQILDLSGLPSGMYVWRLAFPGGYERHESTGKILVSEK